A window of the Acidovorax sp. YS12 genome harbors these coding sequences:
- the cphA gene encoding cyanophycin synthetase: MAKFNDIQLLRTTYLRGPSVWTYRPILEVWLDLGELEDWPSNKLPGLNERLTAWLPALIEHHCGVGERGGFIQRLEGGTWMGHVLEHVIIELLNLAGMPAEFGQTREISQRGVYRMVFRCPEEDVARTALAWGHRLLMAAINDEPFDLKPAIQAIKTSINDRYLGPSTGCIVDAASERRIPHIRLNDGNLVQLGYGAAQRRIWTAESDQTSAIAEGIAQDKDFTKRLLAACGVPVPEGRVVADAEEAWEVAQDIGSPVTVKPSDGNHARGVTLELTGEAEIKAAFALAEPEGAEVIVEKFIDGVEHRLLVVGGKVVAATKGETVSVHGNGKATLRELVAVLNQDPRRGPEQEYPLDWIKLESGAVKLELNRQHVTPDSVIPQGQSILLQRNGNMAIDCTEDVHPDVAYYAQLAAKIVGLDIAGMDMILQDVSRPMKEQGGAILEVNAGPGLLMHLKPTSGTPRPVGMAIVDHLFPRTEEATGAGRIPLVGIAGTQGNAFIARLVGWLLQLSGKLTGVASSEGMFLANRQTQKTDTAHWAGAHRLLTNRLAQAAVVQTTARSILEEGLAYDRCQVGVVTDMRGWEQLADHDVREAKQMTRVLRTQIDVVLDEGAGVLNADDAQVADLARLCDGEVLFYSLDAGNPLVAAHRAEKDGRAVFVRDGQVVLATGAKERLLGRLASLSLAGGAQPDTAALLAAIATAWAMDITPDLIAAGIKTFEY; the protein is encoded by the coding sequence ATGGCGAAATTCAACGACATCCAACTGCTGCGCACCACCTACCTGCGCGGCCCCAGCGTCTGGACCTACCGTCCCATCCTCGAAGTCTGGCTGGACCTGGGCGAGCTGGAAGACTGGCCGTCGAACAAGCTCCCCGGCCTCAACGAGCGCCTCACGGCCTGGCTGCCCGCGCTGATCGAGCACCACTGCGGCGTGGGCGAGCGCGGCGGCTTCATCCAGCGCCTGGAGGGCGGCACCTGGATGGGCCATGTGCTGGAGCACGTCATCATCGAGCTGCTGAACCTCGCCGGCATGCCGGCCGAGTTCGGCCAGACGCGCGAGATCTCGCAGCGCGGCGTGTACCGCATGGTGTTCCGCTGCCCCGAGGAAGACGTGGCGCGCACCGCGCTGGCCTGGGGCCACCGGCTGCTGATGGCGGCCATCAACGACGAGCCGTTCGACCTCAAGCCCGCCATCCAGGCCATCAAGACCAGCATCAACGACCGGTATCTGGGCCCCAGCACCGGCTGCATCGTCGATGCGGCGAGCGAGCGGCGCATTCCGCACATCCGCCTGAACGACGGCAACCTGGTGCAGCTGGGCTACGGCGCGGCGCAGCGCCGCATCTGGACGGCCGAGAGCGACCAGACCAGCGCCATCGCCGAGGGCATCGCGCAGGACAAGGACTTCACCAAGCGCCTGCTCGCCGCCTGCGGCGTGCCCGTGCCCGAGGGCCGCGTGGTGGCCGATGCCGAGGAAGCCTGGGAAGTGGCCCAGGACATCGGCAGCCCCGTCACCGTCAAGCCGTCCGACGGCAACCACGCGCGCGGCGTGACGCTGGAGCTCACGGGCGAGGCCGAAATCAAGGCCGCCTTCGCGCTGGCCGAGCCCGAGGGCGCGGAAGTCATCGTCGAGAAGTTCATCGACGGCGTGGAGCACCGCCTGCTGGTGGTGGGTGGCAAGGTGGTGGCCGCCACCAAGGGCGAGACGGTGAGCGTGCATGGCAACGGCAAAGCCACGCTGCGCGAACTGGTGGCCGTGCTGAACCAGGACCCGCGCCGCGGCCCCGAGCAGGAATACCCGCTGGACTGGATCAAGCTCGAATCCGGCGCCGTGAAGCTGGAGCTGAACCGCCAGCACGTCACGCCCGACAGCGTGATCCCGCAGGGCCAGAGCATCCTGCTGCAGCGCAACGGCAACATGGCCATCGACTGCACCGAGGACGTGCACCCCGACGTGGCCTACTACGCCCAGCTGGCGGCAAAGATCGTCGGGCTGGACATCGCCGGCATGGACATGATCCTCCAGGACGTGTCGCGGCCCATGAAGGAGCAGGGCGGCGCCATCCTCGAAGTCAACGCCGGCCCCGGCCTGCTGATGCACCTCAAGCCCACCAGCGGCACGCCGCGCCCGGTGGGCATGGCCATCGTGGACCACCTGTTCCCGCGCACCGAAGAGGCCACTGGCGCAGGCCGCATTCCGCTGGTGGGCATCGCCGGCACGCAGGGCAACGCCTTCATCGCGCGCCTGGTGGGCTGGCTGCTGCAGCTGTCGGGCAAGCTCACCGGCGTGGCCAGCAGCGAGGGCATGTTCCTCGCCAACCGCCAGACGCAGAAGACCGACACCGCCCATTGGGCCGGCGCGCACCGCCTGCTGACCAACCGCCTGGCCCAGGCCGCCGTGGTGCAGACCACGGCGCGCTCCATCCTCGAAGAGGGCCTGGCCTACGACCGCTGCCAGGTCGGCGTGGTCACCGACATGCGGGGCTGGGAGCAGCTCGCCGACCACGACGTGCGCGAAGCCAAGCAGATGACGCGCGTGCTGCGCACCCAGATCGACGTGGTGCTCGACGAAGGCGCCGGCGTGCTCAACGCCGACGACGCCCAGGTGGCCGACCTGGCGCGCCTGTGCGACGGCGAGGTGCTGTTCTACAGCCTGGACGCCGGCAACCCGCTTGTGGCCGCGCACCGCGCCGAAAAGGACGGCCGCGCCGTGTTCGTGCGCGACGGCCAGGTGGTGCTGGCCACCGGCGCCAAGGAGCGCCTGCTCGGCCGCCTGGCCAGCCTGAGCCTGGCGGGCGGCGCGCAGCCCGACACGGCGGCGCTGCTCGCCGCCATCGCGACGGCATGGGCCATGGACATCACGCCCGACCTCATCGCCGCAGGCATCAAGACCTTCGAGTACTGA
- the cphA gene encoding cyanophycin synthetase, which translates to MQITRIRALRGPNIWTRSTAVEAIVQCDAAERDISLLPGFEDRLRARFPRIGALRPEGAGQPVSLANVLEAAALSLQALAGCPVTFSRSHATVEEGTYQVVVEYTEEAVGQQAMEQADRLVQAALADAPFDADAVIVQLRALDEDERIGPSTGAIVDAAVARGIPVRRLTSGSLVQLGWGSKARRIQAAELDTTSAVAESIAQDKDLTKRLLHAAGVPVPLGRPVADVEDAWKVAEEVGLPVVVKPQDGNQGKGVTVNITTRAQLEAAYATAQGYSDEVMVERFLPGHDFRLLVVGHQLVAAARREPPQVLGDGVHTISQLVDIVNQDPRRGSGHGTALTKIRLDDIAIARIAAEGLTPDSVPAQGQRVVLRNNANLSTGGSATDVTDDVHPEVAARAIEAAQTIGLHICGVDVICESILRPLEEQNGGIVEVNAAPGLRMHLAPSFGRPRNVGVPMADALFPPGENGRVPLVAVTGTNGKTTTTRLIAHLFTAHGWRTAMTNTDGVYVNGRQIDSGDCSGPRSARNALAHPETDAAVLECARGGLLREGLGFDRCQVAVVTNVGEGDHLGLNFITTVHDVAVLKRVIVQNVANDGYAVLNAADPHVAAMAGACPGKVIFFALDRHHPVMATHRAQGQRVVYVDGEHIVAAEDSWREQIALRDIPLTRGGTIGFQVENAMASIGAAWGIGLPWDTIRRGLAGFVNDSDNAPGRFNVMDYRGATLIADYGHNPDAIRALVQAVQAMPGAKRSVVISGAGDRRDQDITEQTRILGEAFDDVVLYQDACQRGRADGEVLALLRRGLEGAPRTRYVTEVHGEFLAIDHALARLAPGDLCLVLVDQVEEALAHLARRCAEAA; encoded by the coding sequence ATGCAGATCACCCGTATCCGCGCCCTGCGCGGCCCCAACATCTGGACCCGCAGCACCGCCGTCGAGGCCATCGTGCAATGCGACGCCGCCGAGCGCGACATCAGCCTGCTGCCCGGTTTCGAGGACCGCCTGCGCGCACGCTTCCCGCGCATCGGCGCGCTGCGCCCCGAGGGCGCGGGCCAGCCCGTGTCGCTGGCCAACGTGCTGGAGGCCGCCGCGCTGTCGCTGCAGGCCCTGGCCGGCTGCCCCGTCACCTTCAGCCGCAGCCACGCCACGGTGGAGGAAGGCACGTACCAGGTCGTCGTCGAGTACACCGAGGAGGCCGTGGGCCAGCAGGCCATGGAGCAGGCCGACAGGCTGGTGCAGGCCGCGCTGGCCGACGCCCCGTTCGACGCCGACGCCGTGATCGTCCAGCTGCGCGCGCTGGACGAGGATGAACGCATCGGCCCTTCCACCGGCGCCATCGTCGATGCGGCCGTGGCGCGCGGCATTCCGGTGCGGCGCCTGACCAGCGGCTCGCTGGTGCAGCTCGGCTGGGGGTCGAAGGCGCGCCGCATCCAGGCCGCCGAACTGGACACGACCAGCGCCGTGGCCGAGTCCATCGCGCAGGACAAGGACCTGACCAAGCGCCTGCTGCACGCCGCCGGCGTGCCCGTGCCGCTGGGCCGCCCCGTGGCCGACGTGGAGGATGCCTGGAAGGTGGCCGAGGAAGTCGGCCTGCCCGTGGTGGTGAAGCCGCAGGACGGCAACCAGGGCAAGGGCGTGACGGTGAACATCACCACGCGCGCCCAGCTCGAGGCCGCCTACGCCACCGCGCAGGGCTACAGCGACGAGGTGATGGTCGAGCGCTTCCTGCCTGGGCACGACTTCCGCCTGCTGGTGGTGGGCCACCAGCTCGTGGCTGCCGCGCGGCGCGAGCCGCCGCAGGTGCTGGGCGACGGCGTGCACACTATTTCGCAGTTGGTGGACATCGTGAACCAGGACCCGCGCCGCGGCAGCGGCCACGGCACAGCGCTGACCAAGATCCGGCTCGACGACATCGCCATCGCGCGCATCGCCGCCGAAGGCCTCACACCCGACTCCGTGCCGGCCCAGGGCCAGCGCGTGGTACTGCGCAACAACGCCAACCTCTCCACCGGCGGCAGCGCCACCGACGTGACCGATGACGTGCACCCCGAGGTGGCGGCGCGCGCCATCGAGGCGGCGCAGACCATCGGCCTGCACATCTGCGGCGTGGACGTGATCTGCGAAAGCATCCTGCGCCCGCTGGAGGAGCAGAACGGCGGCATCGTCGAGGTGAACGCCGCGCCCGGCCTGCGCATGCACCTGGCGCCCTCGTTCGGCCGCCCGCGCAACGTGGGCGTGCCCATGGCCGATGCACTGTTCCCGCCCGGCGAGAACGGCCGCGTGCCGCTGGTGGCCGTCACGGGCACCAACGGCAAGACCACCACCACGCGCCTGATCGCGCACCTGTTCACCGCGCACGGCTGGCGCACCGCCATGACCAACACCGACGGCGTGTACGTGAACGGCCGCCAGATCGACAGCGGCGACTGCTCGGGCCCGCGCAGCGCGCGCAACGCCCTGGCCCACCCCGAGACGGACGCCGCGGTGCTCGAATGCGCGCGCGGCGGCCTGCTGCGCGAAGGCCTGGGCTTCGACCGCTGCCAGGTGGCCGTGGTCACCAACGTGGGCGAGGGCGACCACCTGGGCCTGAACTTCATCACCACGGTGCACGACGTGGCCGTGCTCAAGCGCGTGATCGTGCAGAACGTGGCCAACGACGGCTACGCCGTGCTCAACGCCGCCGACCCGCACGTGGCCGCCATGGCCGGCGCCTGCCCCGGCAAGGTGATCTTCTTCGCGCTCGACCGCCACCATCCCGTGATGGCCACGCACCGTGCCCAGGGCCAGCGCGTGGTGTACGTGGACGGCGAGCACATCGTCGCCGCCGAGGACTCGTGGCGCGAGCAGATCGCGCTGCGCGACATCCCGCTCACGCGCGGCGGCACCATCGGCTTCCAGGTGGAGAACGCCATGGCGTCCATCGGCGCGGCCTGGGGCATCGGCCTGCCGTGGGACACCATCCGCCGCGGGCTGGCGGGTTTCGTGAACGACAGCGACAACGCGCCCGGCCGCTTCAACGTGATGGACTACCGCGGCGCCACGCTGATCGCCGACTACGGCCACAACCCCGACGCCATCCGCGCCCTGGTGCAGGCCGTGCAGGCCATGCCGGGGGCAAAGCGCAGCGTGGTCATCAGCGGCGCGGGCGACCGGCGCGACCAGGACATCACCGAGCAGACGCGCATCCTGGGCGAGGCCTTCGACGACGTGGTGCTCTACCAGGACGCCTGCCAGCGCGGCCGCGCCGACGGCGAGGTGCTGGCCCTGCTGCGGCGCGGCCTGGAGGGCGCGCCGCGCACGCGCTACGTGACCGAGGTCCACGGCGAGTTCCTGGCCATCGACCACGCGCTGGCGCGCCTCGCGCCCGGCGACCTGTGCCTGGTGCTGGTGGACCAGGTGGAAGAAGCGCTGGCCCACCTGGCGCGGCGCTGCGCGGAGGCCGCATGA
- a CDS encoding CreA family protein, protein MRRPLAAAAATAALLLAAHGAQAASEKIGTVDTAFQWIGRDHDIIVEAYDDPAVQGVTCYVSRARKGGIKGTLGLAEDRAEASIACRQVGPISFPKAPVKQQEEVFSERMSLLFKRLRIVRMVDVQRNTLVYLTYSDKLIDGSPQNSITAVPVDRGTPIPVKN, encoded by the coding sequence ATGCGCCGCCCGCTCGCCGCCGCTGCGGCTACTGCCGCGCTGCTGCTGGCCGCCCACGGCGCACAGGCGGCCAGCGAGAAGATCGGCACCGTGGACACGGCCTTCCAGTGGATCGGCCGCGACCACGACATCATCGTCGAGGCCTATGACGACCCGGCCGTGCAGGGCGTGACCTGCTACGTCTCGCGCGCGCGCAAGGGCGGCATCAAGGGCACGCTCGGCCTGGCCGAGGACCGGGCCGAGGCCTCGATCGCCTGCCGCCAGGTCGGGCCGATCAGCTTTCCGAAGGCACCCGTCAAGCAGCAGGAGGAAGTGTTCAGCGAGCGCATGTCGCTGCTGTTCAAGCGCCTGCGCATCGTGCGCATGGTGGACGTGCAGCGCAACACGCTGGTCTACCTGACCTACTCGGACAAGCTCATCGACGGTTCGCCGCAGAACAGCATCACGGCCGTGCCGGTGGACCGGGGCACGCCGATTCCCGTGAAGAATTGA
- a CDS encoding DsbA family oxidoreductase, with translation MTSSALSIDFVSDVSCPWCAIGLQSLDQALARLPAEAAVTLRFQPFELNPQMGAAGQDIGEHLQEKYGVTPEQVRQTHDAIAARGAALGFVFGSARNRIYNTFDAHRLLHWAGACGAPGAQKALKQALFKAYFTDGLNPSDHEVLVRLAVDAGLDGAQARQVLDSGAHAEEVRAQAQFWQANGIRSVPSVIVNGRHLIQGGQPPEVFEQALRQILAETA, from the coding sequence ATGACTTCTTCTGCGCTCTCGATTGATTTCGTCTCCGATGTGTCGTGCCCCTGGTGCGCGATTGGCCTGCAGTCGCTGGACCAGGCGCTGGCACGCCTGCCCGCCGAGGCTGCGGTGACGCTGCGTTTCCAGCCCTTCGAGCTGAATCCGCAGATGGGCGCCGCAGGCCAGGACATTGGCGAGCACCTGCAGGAAAAGTACGGGGTGACGCCGGAGCAGGTGCGCCAGACCCACGACGCCATCGCGGCGCGGGGCGCGGCGCTGGGTTTTGTCTTCGGCAGCGCGCGCAACCGCATCTACAACACGTTCGACGCGCACCGCCTGCTGCACTGGGCGGGGGCGTGCGGGGCGCCGGGCGCGCAGAAAGCGCTGAAGCAGGCCCTGTTCAAGGCCTATTTCACCGACGGGCTGAACCCGTCCGACCACGAGGTGCTGGTGCGCCTGGCGGTGGACGCGGGGCTGGACGGCGCCCAGGCGCGGCAGGTGCTGGACAGCGGGGCCCATGCCGAGGAGGTGCGGGCGCAGGCGCAGTTCTGGCAGGCCAACGGCATCCGCTCGGTACCGTCGGTCATCGTCAACGGGCGCCACCTGATCCAGGGCGGCCAGCCGCCCGAGGTGTTCGAGCAGGCGCTGCGCCAGATCCTGGCGGAGACGGCTTGA
- a CDS encoding MarR family transcriptional regulator, with amino-acid sequence MRQVLNSIRSQVDTRLTSCDMTYVQWLPLYKLMLQEGATTASLSRELAIDPGAMTRSVDRLVAKGLVQRERSQQDRRVVHLVLTAEGRSAAQRVPAVLSEVLNAHLQGFSDAEWRQLLQLLQRMQANGEALRQAPTD; translated from the coding sequence ATGCGCCAGGTGCTGAACTCGATCCGCTCCCAGGTCGATACGCGCCTGACCTCTTGCGACATGACCTACGTGCAGTGGCTGCCGCTGTACAAGCTGATGCTGCAGGAAGGCGCGACCACGGCCAGCCTGTCGCGCGAGCTGGCCATCGACCCCGGCGCCATGACGCGCTCGGTGGACCGGCTGGTCGCCAAGGGCCTGGTGCAGCGCGAGCGCTCGCAGCAGGACCGCCGCGTCGTGCACCTGGTGCTGACCGCCGAGGGCCGCAGCGCGGCGCAGCGCGTGCCGGCCGTGCTGTCCGAGGTGCTCAACGCCCACCTGCAAGGCTTTTCCGACGCCGAATGGCGCCAACTGCTGCAGCTCCTGCAGCGCATGCAGGCCAACGGCGAGGCCCTGCGCCAAGCCCCCACCGACTGA
- a CDS encoding efflux transporter outer membrane subunit — protein MSFSSTVRGALWRPQAAALAAALLLAACASPGPDTRPLDALTPAQLALATQASPEVQPQWWRSLGDSQLDALVAQALQGSPNLAVARARTQRAQALALALQAANGPQATLGADASRQRYTANGLVPPPVAGNWWNSASVQAGLAWSPDFFGQHAAEEASALGQAHAMQADAAAAETLLALQVARGYVALARTLAQQDLARRTLAQRQEIRDITRQRLGAGLDSRVQDTQAAAALPDMRAQIEALQEQAVLTRRQLAVLAGQAPDALSALAPGLAALTLQTPPQALGADLLGRRPDVVAARWRVEAATQDVAVARTQFYPNVNLSAFIGLNALGMDQLLQASSRQMGVSPALRLPLFDGGRLRAQLGGKRADLDAAIAQYNATVLDAVKEAGDAIASGQSLERQHAEQGQALGGAEQAYALALERYRAGLDSYLVVLNAESQVLAQRRLAADLRARQFDTYLALMKALGGGWNDAALQPHALAAE, from the coding sequence ATGTCCTTCTCCTCCACCGTCCGGGGCGCCCTGTGGCGCCCGCAGGCCGCGGCCCTGGCCGCAGCCCTCCTGCTTGCCGCCTGTGCCAGCCCCGGGCCCGATACCCGGCCGCTCGACGCCCTCACGCCCGCGCAGCTGGCGCTGGCCACGCAGGCCAGCCCCGAAGTTCAGCCACAGTGGTGGCGTTCCCTGGGAGACAGCCAGCTCGACGCGCTCGTGGCCCAGGCCCTGCAAGGCAGCCCGAACCTGGCCGTGGCCCGCGCGCGCACCCAGCGCGCCCAGGCGCTGGCCCTGGCACTGCAGGCCGCCAACGGCCCGCAGGCCACCCTGGGGGCGGACGCCTCGCGCCAGCGCTACACCGCCAACGGGCTGGTGCCGCCGCCCGTGGCGGGCAACTGGTGGAACAGCGCCTCCGTGCAGGCGGGCCTGGCATGGTCGCCCGACTTCTTTGGCCAGCACGCGGCGGAAGAAGCCTCGGCCCTGGGCCAGGCCCATGCCATGCAGGCCGATGCCGCGGCCGCAGAAACGCTGCTGGCGCTGCAGGTGGCCCGTGGCTACGTGGCGCTGGCCCGCACCCTGGCACAGCAGGACCTGGCCCGCCGCACCCTGGCGCAGCGCCAGGAGATCCGCGACATCACGCGCCAGCGCCTGGGCGCCGGCCTGGACAGCCGCGTGCAGGACACCCAGGCCGCAGCCGCCCTGCCCGACATGCGCGCGCAGATCGAAGCACTGCAGGAACAGGCGGTGCTCACCCGGCGCCAGCTGGCCGTGCTGGCCGGCCAGGCCCCCGATGCGCTGAGCGCCCTGGCGCCAGGGCTGGCGGCGCTGACCCTGCAAACCCCGCCGCAAGCCCTGGGCGCCGACCTGCTGGGCCGGCGCCCCGACGTGGTGGCGGCCCGCTGGCGCGTGGAGGCCGCCACGCAGGACGTGGCCGTGGCGCGCACGCAGTTCTACCCCAACGTCAACCTCAGCGCCTTCATCGGCCTGAACGCGCTGGGCATGGACCAGCTGCTGCAGGCCAGCAGCCGCCAGATGGGCGTGAGCCCGGCGCTGCGCCTGCCGCTGTTCGACGGCGGCCGCCTGCGTGCGCAGCTGGGCGGCAAGCGCGCCGACCTGGACGCGGCCATTGCCCAATACAACGCCACGGTGCTCGACGCGGTGAAGGAAGCGGGCGATGCCATCGCCTCCGGCCAATCGCTCGAACGCCAGCATGCCGAACAAGGCCAGGCGCTGGGCGGCGCGGAACAAGCCTACGCGCTGGCGCTGGAACGCTACCGCGCGGGCCTGGACAGCTACCTGGTGGTGCTCAACGCCGAATCCCAGGTGCTGGCCCAGCGCCGGCTGGCGGCGGACCTACGCGCGCGCCAGTTCGACACCTACCTGGCCCTGATGAAAGCCCTGGGAGGCGGCTGGAACGATGCCGCCCTGCAACCGCATGCCCTTGCCGCCGAGTAA
- a CDS encoding efflux RND transporter periplasmic adaptor subunit has protein sequence MSDTPKHTPAATRRRGLSVIAAAVAVAGLAWGGWHWMHARHFETTDNAYVAGNVVQITPQIGGTVVAIAADDTDFVKAGQPLVRLDTADMQVALEQASAQLAQTVREVRTLFANNAALKAQVSLREADLARLQADLARAQDDVNRRAPLVSTGAVGKEEFQHTQSQLAAARSAGAAAQAAVQAAREQLAASQTQTEGTTVEAHPNVLRAAAKVHEAYLALQRATLLAPLDGHVAKRGVQIGQRIAAGAPLMTLVALDQLWVDANFKESQLQQLRIGQKAELHADVYGTKVAYHGTVVGLGAGTGAAFALLPAQNATGNWIKVVQRVPVRITLDAQELASHPLRVGLSMEATVDIRDQEGKSLSDIPRTTPVAATAVFDDQMRDADAYVAKIISANLGRRQIAAAPTGTHQH, from the coding sequence ATGAGCGATACCCCCAAGCACACCCCCGCCGCCACGCGCCGCCGTGGCCTTTCCGTGATCGCTGCCGCCGTGGCCGTCGCAGGCCTGGCCTGGGGCGGCTGGCACTGGATGCACGCGCGCCACTTCGAGACCACGGACAACGCCTACGTGGCCGGGAACGTGGTGCAGATCACCCCGCAGATCGGCGGCACGGTCGTGGCGATCGCCGCCGACGACACCGACTTCGTCAAGGCCGGACAGCCCCTGGTGCGCCTGGACACGGCGGACATGCAGGTAGCGCTCGAGCAGGCCAGCGCCCAGCTGGCGCAGACCGTGCGCGAAGTCCGCACGCTGTTCGCGAACAACGCGGCGCTGAAGGCGCAAGTCAGCCTGCGCGAAGCCGACCTGGCGCGCCTGCAAGCCGACTTGGCGCGCGCACAGGACGACGTGAACCGGCGCGCGCCGCTGGTAAGCACCGGTGCCGTGGGCAAGGAAGAGTTCCAGCACACCCAATCGCAACTGGCGGCGGCGCGCAGCGCCGGGGCGGCGGCCCAGGCCGCCGTGCAGGCCGCGCGCGAGCAACTGGCCGCCAGCCAGACGCAGACCGAAGGCACCACGGTAGAGGCGCACCCGAACGTCCTGCGGGCCGCCGCCAAGGTTCACGAGGCCTACTTGGCGCTGCAGCGGGCCACGCTGCTCGCGCCGCTCGACGGCCACGTGGCCAAGCGGGGCGTGCAGATCGGCCAGCGCATCGCGGCCGGCGCGCCGCTGATGACCCTGGTGGCCCTGGACCAGCTCTGGGTGGACGCCAACTTCAAGGAAAGCCAGTTACAGCAACTGCGCATCGGGCAGAAAGCCGAGCTGCACGCCGACGTGTACGGCACCAAGGTGGCGTACCACGGCACCGTCGTCGGCCTGGGGGCCGGCACCGGGGCTGCCTTCGCGCTGCTGCCGGCGCAGAACGCCACGGGCAACTGGATCAAGGTGGTGCAGCGCGTGCCCGTGCGCATCACCCTGGACGCCCAGGAGCTGGCCAGCCACCCCCTGCGCGTGGGCCTGTCGATGGAGGCCACGGTGGACATCCGCGACCAGGAGGGCAAGAGCCTGTCGGACATCCCGCGCACCACGCCGGTCGCCGCCACGGCGGTGTTCGATGACCAGATGCGCGACGCCGACGCCTACGTGGCCAAGATCATCAGCGCCAACCTGGGCCGCAGGCAAATCGCCGCCGCCCCCACGGGCACCCACCAGCACTGA